In Sphingobacterium sp. lm-10, one DNA window encodes the following:
- a CDS encoding RagB/SusD family nutrient uptake outer membrane protein: MKNNFLPMILLVGSIALSGCTRLEEQLFGQITDRDEGNIDIPSLLQGAYFSTRAALQTPESWWALQELTTDEAIAPTRGGDWDDNGAWRALFLHLWQPDHIRMNQVFRDINAISYAATDILRYNPDTQQAAQARFLRAFAQNFVLDGWGQVPYREPGDGIATLPIVRNAQEQLDYLIAELTEIIPNLPVWTVNNSVFANQDAGRVLLMKVYLNRAVYLNRAQPAFDNSDMQNVIELADQIIGSGRFSLTDNYFDSFSPNNRGASENIFLGANTGGSNSGPIFNFIRIPLHYSMNPSGNNGWTTLSNFYDKFEPQDQRRGGPYPGVTERSGLHMGFIVGQQFNSAGEILQDRRSNPLIFTPEVSIIERGNNLELTGIRVVKYVPDYDNIGSNFANNDWVFYRYSDVLLMKAEALLRMNNQAQALQYVNMVRTRRQASVMTSLSLDDMLDELGREFYWEGRRRTDLIRFGRYLDTWQEKPASDPRALLFPIPQTQLGNMNYNQNPGY; this comes from the coding sequence ATGAAAAATAATTTTTTACCCATGATATTGCTGGTTGGCAGCATCGCACTGAGCGGCTGTACCCGGCTGGAAGAACAGCTTTTCGGACAGATTACAGATCGAGATGAGGGCAACATCGATATCCCTTCCCTTTTGCAGGGGGCCTACTTTTCTACACGCGCAGCGTTACAGACACCCGAGTCGTGGTGGGCATTGCAAGAACTTACCACCGACGAGGCAATCGCGCCGACCCGGGGAGGCGACTGGGACGACAATGGTGCCTGGCGAGCTCTGTTTCTACATCTTTGGCAACCAGATCACATACGTATGAATCAAGTATTCCGCGACATTAATGCTATCAGCTATGCTGCTACGGATATCTTGCGGTACAATCCTGACACACAACAAGCGGCGCAAGCACGCTTCTTACGCGCCTTTGCCCAGAACTTCGTGCTAGACGGCTGGGGGCAAGTCCCCTACCGTGAACCTGGAGATGGTATCGCCACTTTACCGATTGTCCGCAACGCCCAAGAGCAGTTAGACTATTTGATAGCAGAGCTTACGGAGATCATACCAAACTTGCCGGTATGGACTGTCAATAATAGCGTATTTGCAAATCAGGATGCTGGCAGAGTACTGCTGATGAAAGTCTACCTGAACAGGGCTGTTTACCTAAATCGTGCACAACCCGCTTTCGACAATAGCGATATGCAGAATGTCATTGAGCTGGCCGATCAAATTATTGGTTCCGGTCGATTTTCCTTGACCGACAACTACTTCGATAGCTTTTCACCAAACAACCGTGGTGCTTCAGAAAACATCTTTTTAGGGGCTAACACAGGTGGGTCAAATTCGGGACCAATATTTAACTTTATCAGAATCCCTTTACACTATTCTATGAACCCAAGCGGCAATAATGGCTGGACTACCCTCTCTAATTTTTACGATAAATTTGAACCGCAAGACCAACGCCGAGGTGGCCCCTATCCAGGTGTGACCGAAAGATCCGGTCTGCACATGGGCTTTATAGTCGGTCAGCAGTTTAATTCAGCAGGTGAAATATTGCAAGATCGTCGTAGCAACCCCCTAATCTTTACTCCCGAAGTAAGTATTATTGAACGTGGTAACAACCTAGAATTAACCGGTATACGCGTAGTAAAATACGTGCCAGACTACGACAATATCGGCTCTAACTTTGCGAATAACGACTGGGTATTCTATCGCTATTCGGATGTCTTGCTTATGAAAGCCGAGGCTCTGTTACGGATGAACAATCAGGCACAGGCTTTGCAATATGTCAACATGGTCAGGACACGACGACAAGCCTCGGTCATGACTAGCCTCTCGCTAGATGACATGCTGGACGAACTGGGTCGCGAATTCTACTGGGAGGGACGGCGGCGCACAGATCTCATCCGCTTTGGAAGGTATCTGGATACCTGGCAGGAAAAGCCAGCATCGGATCCTCGGGCATTGTTGTTTCCAATCCCGCAGACTCAGCTCGGGAACATGAACTACAACCAAAATCCGGGTTATTGA
- a CDS encoding glutaredoxin domain-containing protein produces the protein MARIIKFEKNDCAPCAQVSSYLDNKGVSYETINPFDEPELAVKFKVRTVPTVLVLEEDEIKHRIIGFKPEELDHIAL, from the coding sequence ATGGCAAGAATCATTAAATTTGAAAAGAATGACTGTGCACCATGTGCACAGGTATCTTCCTACTTGGACAACAAGGGTGTATCTTACGAAACAATCAATCCGTTTGATGAGCCAGAATTGGCTGTAAAATTCAAAGTACGCACCGTGCCTACGGTATTGGTACTAGAAGAAGACGAAATCAAACATAGAATCATTGGATTCAAACCAGAGGAACTAGATCATATCGCGTTGTAA
- the nrdI gene encoding class Ib ribonucleoside-diphosphate reductase assembly flavoprotein NrdI — protein sequence MIHIYYDSKTGNVDRFISKVIQITGWEATRIQEDTVPSHMGHLVTYTINFGKVPEKTQAFIDKYSHMIHSVSASGNRNWGRNFAVAADKLAENFDLPIGLKFELSGTLVDINAFIDIIKNQYYDSKRRSEKLDIA from the coding sequence ATGATTCATATTTATTACGATTCAAAGACAGGAAATGTAGATCGCTTTATCAGTAAAGTGATCCAGATAACGGGTTGGGAAGCCACCCGTATCCAAGAGGACACGGTACCTTCGCATATGGGACATTTGGTGACCTACACCATCAACTTTGGCAAAGTGCCTGAAAAGACACAAGCCTTCATAGACAAATACAGCCATATGATCCATTCGGTCAGTGCAAGTGGCAACCGCAATTGGGGAAGAAACTTCGCCGTTGCAGCAGATAAACTCGCGGAAAACTTCGACCTCCCCATTGGTTTAAAGTTCGAACTTTCGGGGACACTAGTAGACATTAATGCCTTTATTGACATTATAAAAAATCAATATTATGATAGCAAACGACGTAGCGAAAAACTGGATATTGCTTAA
- the nrdE gene encoding class 1b ribonucleoside-diphosphate reductase subunit alpha yields the protein MIANDVAKNWILLNNEIMIKHDDEFSLHKDKDAVRAYFLEYVNKNTVFFYNLKEKVDYLIENNYYIDFYQWFTFEEIQEVYDYVYAKKFRFQSFMAAFKFFQSYALRDDSGEKFLERYEDRVMAVSLFLAREEGVKKAIEYAEIMISQEYQPATPTFLNAGKKRSGELVSCFLDEVGDNLNGIGYAIDSAMKLSSIGGGVSFNISKIRARGEAIKGVEGRAGGVLPIMKIMEDTFSYANQLGQRPGAGAVYLNIFHSDIEEFLDCKKINADEKVRIKSLSIGIIVPDKFMELAEKDEACYLIYPHTVMQEYGKYLDELDMDAMYDELITNPNIKKKKINARHLLVKIAQTQKESGYPYIFYKENANREHALKGVGNVKFSNLCTEIMQVSEVSDINIYGKEDTIRYGISCNLGSLNVATVMDNKRIKETVKTAMRALTVVTDVTDIEMVPTIAKANRELHSVGLGAMNLHGFLAKSFIMYESTEALDFANTFFMTMNFYSLEASMEIAKERQRTFVGFEKSAYADGSYFDKYLDRDYLPKTDKVKELFEGVHIPTIEDWNNLKAQVKEHGIYHAYRLAIAPNQSTSYIMNATASVMPIVDIIEVREYGDSTTYYPMPYLTNDNYFYFKSAYDMDQMKVLKMISVIQRHIDQGVSTILHTNSKDSTRDLAKYYIYAHKLGLKSLYYTRTRKSTIEECISCSA from the coding sequence ATGATAGCAAACGACGTAGCGAAAAACTGGATATTGCTTAACAACGAAATCATGATCAAACATGATGACGAGTTTAGCTTACATAAAGACAAAGATGCCGTTAGAGCATACTTCCTGGAGTATGTCAATAAGAATACGGTTTTCTTTTACAACCTAAAAGAAAAGGTAGATTACCTGATCGAAAACAACTACTACATTGATTTCTATCAATGGTTCACGTTCGAGGAAATCCAAGAAGTGTACGATTATGTATACGCCAAAAAATTCCGCTTCCAGTCATTCATGGCGGCATTTAAGTTTTTTCAAAGTTATGCGTTGCGTGACGATTCTGGTGAAAAATTCTTAGAGCGCTATGAAGATCGCGTGATGGCGGTTTCCTTATTCTTGGCACGCGAAGAAGGTGTAAAGAAAGCGATTGAGTATGCTGAAATTATGATCAGCCAAGAATATCAACCGGCTACACCTACCTTCCTAAATGCAGGCAAGAAACGTTCTGGAGAGTTGGTATCCTGCTTCTTAGACGAAGTTGGCGATAACCTAAATGGTATCGGCTATGCAATTGACTCCGCGATGAAGCTGTCTTCTATTGGTGGAGGTGTATCTTTCAACATCTCGAAAATTCGTGCTCGTGGCGAAGCCATTAAAGGAGTAGAAGGACGTGCTGGAGGCGTATTACCGATCATGAAAATCATGGAAGATACCTTCTCTTATGCCAACCAATTGGGGCAACGTCCCGGTGCCGGTGCTGTTTATTTGAACATATTCCACTCCGACATTGAGGAATTCTTAGATTGCAAGAAAATCAACGCAGACGAGAAAGTGAGGATCAAGTCGCTATCTATCGGCATTATCGTTCCAGACAAATTTATGGAATTGGCGGAAAAAGATGAAGCTTGCTATTTGATTTATCCCCACACCGTGATGCAGGAGTATGGCAAATACTTGGATGAATTGGACATGGATGCCATGTACGATGAGCTAATCACCAATCCGAATATTAAAAAGAAGAAGATAAATGCCCGTCACCTATTGGTGAAAATCGCACAGACGCAGAAAGAATCGGGTTATCCATATATCTTCTATAAGGAAAACGCGAATAGAGAACACGCCTTAAAAGGAGTGGGTAACGTAAAATTCTCTAATCTATGTACGGAGATCATGCAGGTCTCTGAGGTGTCGGACATCAATATTTACGGCAAAGAAGACACCATTCGATACGGTATTTCCTGCAACCTTGGGTCGCTAAATGTAGCTACAGTTATGGACAACAAGCGGATCAAGGAAACCGTAAAAACGGCTATGCGCGCGTTGACGGTAGTGACAGATGTCACCGATATTGAGATGGTGCCCACTATTGCCAAAGCAAACCGTGAGTTACATTCTGTAGGATTAGGTGCTATGAACCTACATGGCTTCTTAGCTAAGAGTTTCATCATGTATGAATCTACCGAAGCCTTGGATTTTGCAAATACCTTCTTTATGACCATGAACTTCTATTCATTAGAAGCATCGATGGAGATTGCGAAAGAGCGTCAACGTACTTTCGTCGGTTTCGAAAAATCTGCTTATGCAGATGGTTCGTATTTCGATAAATACTTGGATCGCGATTACCTTCCTAAAACAGATAAGGTGAAGGAATTATTCGAAGGCGTGCACATTCCTACTATCGAAGATTGGAACAACCTGAAAGCTCAGGTCAAAGAGCACGGTATCTACCACGCTTACCGACTAGCGATTGCACCTAATCAATCTACCTCTTACATCATGAATGCCACAGCATCGGTAATGCCTATCGTAGACATTATCGAAGTACGCGAGTACGGAGATAGTACTACCTACTATCCGATGCCTTACTTGACGAATGACAATTACTTCTACTTCAAATCGGCGTACGATATGGATCAGATGAAGGTCTTGAAAATGATCTCCGTGATTCAGCGCCACATTGATCAGGGTGTGTCTACGATCTTACACACCAATTCAAAAGACAGTACCCGCGACTTAGCGAAGTATTATATTTATGCGCACAAACTAGGGCTCAAATCCTTGTATTATACCCGTACGCGTAAATCGACCATCGAGGAATGTATCTCGTGTTCGGCATAG
- the nrdF gene encoding class 1b ribonucleoside-diphosphate reductase subunit beta, with product MSKQYTAVNWNTPDNDYALMFWEQNIRQFWIDTEYIPSKDIDSWKGLSWDMKECYKKALGGLTLLDTLQSHTGMPKIIDHINSLQNKAVLSYMCMMEAIHAKSYSTIFTTVSTTNEINDVFGWVSENKFLQYKASTIDQYYRAIDKENVTDEELFMALGASVLLESFLFYSGFFLPLWLCGQGQMVASADIIKKIIADESIHGVFVGLMAQEVFNRLPNKEAVKARFLTLLNDLYENELKYTEELYTVVGLTAEVKEYVRYNGNKALMNLAFEPIFEVKQVNPIVLNGLSTETTQHDFFSKKSTNYEKATEIVHLMHEDFEMDATVDI from the coding sequence ATGAGCAAACAATATACGGCAGTAAACTGGAACACACCCGATAACGATTACGCATTAATGTTCTGGGAGCAGAATATCAGACAGTTCTGGATAGACACCGAATACATTCCCTCTAAAGATATTGATAGCTGGAAGGGATTGAGCTGGGACATGAAAGAGTGTTATAAGAAAGCTTTAGGCGGTCTTACTTTGTTGGATACTTTGCAAAGTCATACAGGTATGCCCAAGATTATTGATCATATCAATTCTTTGCAAAACAAGGCAGTGTTATCCTACATGTGTATGATGGAGGCCATTCATGCCAAATCTTACTCCACGATCTTTACGACCGTGTCTACTACTAATGAGATCAATGACGTGTTTGGTTGGGTTTCGGAAAATAAATTCTTACAATACAAAGCATCTACTATTGACCAGTACTATCGTGCGATCGATAAAGAAAATGTGACGGACGAAGAGCTTTTTATGGCCTTGGGTGCATCGGTATTGTTAGAGTCTTTCTTATTCTACTCTGGCTTCTTCCTACCACTATGGTTGTGTGGCCAAGGGCAAATGGTTGCTTCTGCTGACATTATCAAGAAGATTATCGCAGATGAGTCAATTCACGGTGTATTCGTGGGTTTAATGGCGCAAGAGGTCTTTAATCGTTTACCAAATAAAGAAGCCGTAAAAGCACGTTTCTTGACGCTCTTAAATGACTTATATGAGAACGAGTTGAAGTATACAGAAGAACTCTATACGGTAGTAGGTCTTACCGCTGAAGTAAAGGAGTACGTGCGTTATAATGGCAATAAAGCCTTAATGAACTTGGCTTTTGAGCCAATCTTTGAGGTGAAGCAGGTAAACCCTATTGTGTTGAATGGATTAAGTACAGAGACTACACAGCACGACTTCTTTTCTAAAAAATCAACCAACTACGAGAAAGCGACAGAAATTGTACACTTAATGCACGAAGATTTTGAAATGGACGCTACAGTAGACATTTAA
- a CDS encoding YbfB/YjiJ family MFS transporter, which translates to MSVEKQKLYWLSGLIGTLIGLGISRFAYTALIPLVIEDSWVSSFDAAQLGVAALVGYMIGPIFINVTKNLFKSAQLIKASLIICSLSYIMFSINSFGFHWMYFWRFMAGFGGALLMVLSPTLVLPYYRNAANKGLIFGIVFSGIGIGILISGVVIPFLYERLGLWYVLWFLALLTFLLTMVTWKSWSFLQHEQDRQIANIAGSPKLSFISKNFLFLLFAYCFQAIGYLPHTLFWVDFLVRQMNKSFAFGGFCWAIFGIGALSGPILLGKLSDFIGIKQTILLGFALESFAVFMPIFFQSDPAFYISSFIVGVFTPGMVALTSAYALSLFGDINYKMAWSNITLGFSIFQAAGGMMMSILVKNDDYIPLFYIGGGLLLISFVLILATNNKKTYQRD; encoded by the coding sequence ATGAGCGTAGAGAAACAGAAATTGTACTGGCTTTCCGGACTGATAGGTACACTTATAGGTTTAGGGATAAGCAGATTTGCGTATACTGCATTGATTCCATTGGTTATTGAAGACTCTTGGGTTTCCTCATTTGATGCTGCGCAACTGGGTGTGGCTGCTCTGGTAGGATATATGATTGGTCCTATCTTTATAAACGTAACAAAAAATCTATTTAAAAGTGCTCAGCTCATTAAGGCTTCCCTGATCATTTGCTCTCTCAGTTATATCATGTTCTCGATAAATAGTTTTGGCTTTCACTGGATGTATTTCTGGCGCTTTATGGCAGGTTTTGGAGGCGCTTTGCTGATGGTTTTATCTCCGACACTGGTATTGCCATACTACCGAAATGCCGCTAACAAGGGTTTAATTTTCGGGATTGTATTTTCAGGAATAGGCATAGGTATACTCATTTCGGGCGTAGTCATTCCATTTCTTTATGAAAGGCTGGGCTTATGGTATGTTTTGTGGTTTCTGGCCCTGCTTACTTTCCTGTTGACGATGGTCACGTGGAAGAGTTGGAGTTTTCTCCAGCATGAGCAAGACAGGCAAATCGCCAATATTGCAGGAAGCCCTAAACTCTCATTTATCAGCAAGAATTTTTTGTTCCTATTATTTGCCTATTGTTTTCAGGCGATTGGGTATTTGCCGCATACGTTGTTTTGGGTGGACTTCTTGGTACGACAGATGAACAAATCATTTGCTTTTGGCGGATTTTGCTGGGCAATTTTTGGAATAGGTGCTTTATCTGGCCCCATTCTTCTAGGTAAGTTGTCCGATTTCATAGGAATAAAGCAAACTATTTTACTAGGATTTGCTTTGGAAAGCTTTGCTGTTTTTATGCCGATTTTTTTTCAAAGCGATCCGGCATTTTACATTTCCTCCTTTATCGTAGGGGTATTCACTCCCGGAATGGTGGCGCTGACCTCAGCCTATGCGCTAAGTCTTTTCGGAGATATTAATTACAAGATGGCCTGGAGTAATATAACGTTAGGGTTTTCTATCTTTCAAGCCGCAGGAGGCATGATGATGTCTATACTTGTTAAAAATGACGATTATATACCGCTATTTTATATCGGAGGCGGTCTTCTGTTGATCTCTTTCGTGTTGATTTTGGCTACTAATAACAAAAAGACATATCAACGCGATTAA
- a CDS encoding RagB/SusD family nutrient uptake outer membrane protein — protein MNIKYIVLGLCGSALLTMSACKDFLDENPRTEVGGDSYYQTQAQALENINSLYRIGGPSLYGNANGAYQAPFASIPVMLTGYFTNSYEGQEQINQYSRLLTRQQNTRVVSGRMNDIWNSSFLAINIANGAIKNIPNIEMAEDLKTRYVAEARFFRAFNYFYLVKMFGALPLSTEAYDSLDRDFFLKRSSVEEVYAVIEEDLIAAVEALPDGIFNTSGRRVNRNVAAMALANVYLQQSKYAEAVEYIDIVIASGHTLEPNTDLAANSAYNKLRTSDNLAETIYSFEFDPVINPGGSWPTYGFTASANSVFDKYTIFERAYGPTNRFLNIYEDDDLRIKPNQFYHWTYTNPDNGETWNGGNVAGVWYFVEEDALLNTGRSIKDRNIYRYAEALLIAAEAKARATGVATAAGHLAEIKARASTTGETVATITSQLQGLSVEQFVQEVWKERLRELPLEFKMWDDCLRTGLFPNISATVRGQVTFQPLVGAANGSNAVFKQSDLVFPISMDELQRNRNLEQNPEYQTN, from the coding sequence ATGAACATTAAATATATAGTATTAGGCCTTTGTGGATCAGCATTGCTGACCATGAGTGCCTGTAAAGACTTCTTAGATGAAAATCCAAGAACGGAGGTTGGCGGGGATAGTTACTATCAAACGCAAGCCCAAGCATTAGAGAATATCAATAGCTTATACCGTATTGGCGGACCATCTTTGTATGGGAATGCCAACGGTGCTTACCAAGCACCATTTGCTTCTATCCCTGTAATGCTTACCGGTTATTTTACCAACAGCTACGAAGGGCAGGAGCAGATCAATCAATACTCCCGTTTGCTTACCCGTCAACAAAATACACGTGTGGTTTCCGGGCGCATGAATGATATTTGGAATAGCTCTTTTTTGGCCATTAATATTGCCAATGGAGCGATCAAAAATATTCCAAACATCGAAATGGCCGAAGATTTAAAAACACGTTATGTTGCAGAGGCCAGATTTTTTAGAGCCTTCAACTACTTCTATCTGGTAAAAATGTTCGGAGCATTACCGCTGTCCACAGAAGCTTATGATTCATTGGATCGTGATTTCTTCTTGAAGCGTAGCTCTGTTGAAGAAGTATATGCCGTGATCGAAGAAGATTTGATTGCCGCAGTAGAAGCCCTGCCGGATGGCATTTTTAACACCAGTGGACGGCGCGTTAACAGAAATGTAGCCGCTATGGCTTTGGCGAATGTGTATTTGCAACAAAGCAAATATGCGGAAGCTGTAGAGTACATCGACATCGTAATTGCATCCGGGCATACACTGGAACCGAATACCGATCTTGCAGCAAACAGTGCTTACAACAAGCTACGTACGTCTGACAATTTAGCAGAAACGATCTATTCATTTGAGTTTGATCCCGTCATTAATCCGGGAGGCTCTTGGCCGACCTATGGGTTCACGGCGTCAGCTAACTCCGTATTCGATAAGTATACCATTTTTGAACGTGCGTATGGACCGACCAATCGCTTCTTAAATATATATGAAGATGATGACCTCCGTATTAAGCCTAATCAATTTTATCATTGGACCTATACCAATCCAGATAATGGAGAAACCTGGAACGGCGGAAATGTAGCTGGTGTGTGGTATTTCGTTGAAGAAGATGCTCTTTTAAACACAGGTCGTTCTATTAAAGATCGTAATATCTACCGCTATGCGGAGGCTTTGTTGATTGCTGCAGAAGCAAAGGCCAGAGCAACTGGAGTAGCTACAGCGGCAGGTCATTTGGCTGAAATCAAAGCCAGAGCGAGCACGACCGGCGAAACGGTTGCCACGATTACTAGTCAACTACAAGGCCTGTCCGTGGAGCAGTTTGTACAGGAAGTGTGGAAAGAGCGCTTGCGCGAACTACCTTTAGAGTTTAAGATGTGGGATGATTGTTTACGTACGGGTTTATTCCCTAACATCTCTGCCACGGTAAGAGGACAAGTTACATTCCAACCATTAGTAGGTGCTGCAAACGGTTCTAATGCTGTCTTTAAACAGTCAGATTTAGTTTTCCCAATCTCTATGGATGAGTTGCAACGTAATAGAAACCTCGAACAAAATCCAGAATATCAGACGAATTAA